TTTGCTGTAAATTTACAGTATCAACATACAGTATCACTCCCAGAGTTACTCACAATAACATCCTACCCAAGTTTCAGAAAACTAAGGAAGCTCCTTCACCACAGCATCTTCAAAATGACAATATGATATATGTTGTAGCTCTCAGAAGTCCATAAATTGCAGCTACTTAGGATCACCTCCAGTTCTATATAGTTTACAAACAGAGCTGTATGACAAATTTTCAAAGCTTCAACTTCAATAAACATGGtttaagctttttttcctatcatctttaaatacttattttttatGGATGTTGTAATAATGTTTGATTCACACAATGAGCATATCATACAGTTAAATGAGGGAAAACAatgatgttttaattaaagcagaaatagaaGACCTTTAAGCAAATAACCATTTCATGCTATATAAATCTCTCAAAGAATGCCATTTCTTCATATCCAAAGTCataaatgtacaaaaaaaaaatatataatcttCAGATCCCTCTCCTATCCATCACTCCACCCATCTGGTTGGGTCCATGACATCAGATGATATATTCTGACCACCACCTGACACTAACCTGCTTCCCAGTGCGGTATCATCACTATGGATAATTTTACCCACTGTGTATTCCATCTCCTCCATCCACACCCATGTTCAACAGAGGTATTCAGACCTAGAGCCTTCACTTTTGAAGGTCATTTGAGAATCCATACTTGACCTAGAACAAAGGAGAAGTCTTTCTGACTCATCTGTATACCTTCTTGCCCAGAGTTCTCCTCCTGTGTTCACTGTTCGAGGCTTGAGAGAGAGTGTTTCAAATTTCACATAAGTCTCTTTTGCAAGGTCAGCTTCCTTAGGAGATTTGGGTTTCACATGAAGTTTTAAAACTTTATAGAGTAAGAAAATTATCAAAGGTAAAACAACTACgcatgctgcactgctgcccatTATCAGAATAGAAAACTGAGAGTTGCTTTCATCATTTAACATGTCAGTAGTGAAAATAACGCATTGCTCTTTTGTAGGTGGCACTCCTTTGGGTGATACACATGCCATGTACTGAGTACTAGGTTGCAAACCATCAATTGTGACTTTGTTTTTGCTAGAATCCGTGCTCAGAGGCAACATCTCTTCATCTCCGTACTTTGAATATAACAcagtcactgcagcactgcttgagGCATTGATAGTTTTCCAAGTCAAGGTCACTCTTTCATCTGTTTCAGTGATCACCCTTAGGTCCATCACAGTAACATTTTGCTCAGCtgtagctgctgctgccttAAGTGAAGTCTCCTCACCTTTCTTGCTCatctcctcagcctcctttgccttgtcatctttcttccttgcatCCTCAGTCTGCTTTTTGCTTCCATTCGTCACTGgctttgaatttttctttccatcagcCATGGACCTGGATTGCTTCTTGTCAGTAACCCTGGCATTTGTTGATCTTTCAGTGGTAACCTGTACTGTGGTGGTTGATGTGGTGAAAAGAGGTGTGGTTGTTCTCTGAGGTTCCCTCCTGGATTCCTCCAGTGTGGTATTCTGTCTCTCAGCCTCCTGCTTCCTTCCATACTTCTGTGGCAACACAGTTGTAGTAACAACACCAACCACTGTGACAGTAACAGCAGCTTCTGACATTCCTGCCAAATTCTTTGCTTTACATCTGTATTCACCTGCATCCTTGTACGAAATCCCTGTCAAGCTTAATATGGACCATCTGACACCTTCTCCAGGTGTTTCTTGAATTACTATGagaaaacataaagaataaaatattatgaaaagGAGTTAAAGAGAAAGTAATCATTAGAttacctcttttcttttttcctctgaaattatttctatcAGAATGAAGCATATGtaccaaaaatatttaaaaaaaaaaaaccacacatgcAAGCTAACTAATGGATCTTCCAGTAAAAGAAGTGCTCAGCTTGGGTCAAAATGGAATTTCAGGAGGAATTACAAGatagtggttttttttagttttattaagtaaaattagaacaagggaaataaaaatgccttAAAGCCAAACAACAAAGCATTCAAACAGCAAAGCTATCACAAAGGTTTCAGATTAAAAAGGAGTTTTCAGTATTGaattctcctttctgcttctcagcttCTAAATTATTACCCAACTATTCTAAcctctgtttttcattcattcttccctccattctttttcatacacacatgcacatttcTTACTACAGACCAGAAACAGAATCAGAGACCCAGAGAAAGAATTTCCTAACAACTGATCCATGGATGCAACAACCAGTATGGTGCAATTCCTAGTCTACCATTACTAATAAGAACGatctcaaagcacagaaaacccAGTAATTTCAGGCTCTCTCATGTCCTATAAAAAGGTTATTTCTATAAAAGAGCTATTATACCTGTATAGTTCACTGGTATATTGTCTGACCTAGTCCAAGTAAGCTGTGGTGTTGGGTATCCAGTTGCATCACAGCGTAGTAGAACATTGCTTCCTAGCGGGGAAGTGATTTTGGTTGCTGATGTCATCACAGATGGCTTAAGACACTGTTCTAACTCCGCTTTCTGGAACAAGATCCCTGCCAAGCTCTCCGGTCCACTACATGTAACCAGTGGGTCAAGAAGTACAATCGAGTTGTCCACAATTTTGGAAAATTCAATTAACTTCGAAATGCGACAGTCACAAAACCATGGGTTGTCCTGCAAACCTGAAGAAAgagtaggaaaacaaacaaaaaagcattgtCAGGCAATATTCAAACACTGTGATTTCAGTAGGACATATGACTACCTTCAAGTACAATCAAGAAGAACCATGGGCCTATTCTGAGTTAATATTTTTCTACTGTTCTCTTTTGCTAGCTGACTGGGAGGgaattttctttgcagaggtGAAAAGACTAAAAATGCTTACTAAGTCTTTTCCTCACATTAATTTACAGGAGCACAGTAATAAATTACCTTTGCTTAACTTATCTATTTATCTAGGAAAGAACTTTGCAAAGATATCTTAAGATTGATGACACATTTTCACTTGTCTGTGGCTACTGGAGAGAGCTTCTCAGAGTTACTGCACCCTGTCACCCTCGTCTGTTTCTAGTACTTCTTTGGGCTCCTACAGCTTGATCTTCTCAGACCCTTGTCCTATGCTTGCAGAGATGGTGGGGGGTTAGAGCTTACATCAGCATTTCtgcctacagaaaaaaaagggatatAGGCTAAGGAGAAAAAGCTCTAGGCCAACAATATTCTTATCTGGCTGTGAACCTTACCAATACTCTTAGAAATCTGGCTTTAATTTATGACACTcttggaaacattttcaaatataaaagaATAGAGGAAAATGGGAAGGATCTTGGGAAAAGCTGACAGTTATAATGATTTTTATGATGGCATAGAAGTACACTGTCTCTTCTTTTGTTATAGGCTATAACATATGCTTCTTTGTTCTAAGGTCTTTGAATGGAAGTCTTCCCCACTTGGTGAGGTTATTAGGACAAAACAGAGTAGCCACTTCTGAGATGTGTGTCTACATCATCAGGTGGTATCAATTATTACATTGAGCTCAACACAGCATTTACCAAGTAAATGTTTACAGTTTACCAGGTaaaaaaacaactgcacagTGTATCACCCATAGGTTCAAGTATTTTCTCCCCTGATTCGTACTTTTGGGCATaactttccccttttcttctaGCTCTAGGAATAAGCAGAGCTCCCAGACTGAAATGAAGGATGGTGTGCAAGAGTTGCTCACTTCCAAATTTACTAATTAGCACAACAGACAAGTCACACCAACTAATTCACAATTAAAACACCTGCCAGCATTTCCCAGGGTTTCTTTTTAGGAATTATCACATaagcaaatggagaaaaaaaaaatcttccttccATTTTGGAAGAAACCTTTTGATGAAAGAACATATGAATAATTAACTACAAGGTTCCTCTCATCACCAGACTGAGATTAGGTTATTTTAAGCACCACAGCAGTGATTGGCTAAAATAGTAAT
This region of Coturnix japonica isolate 7356 chromosome 4, Coturnix japonica 2.1, whole genome shotgun sequence genomic DNA includes:
- the LRIT3 gene encoding leucine-rich repeat, immunoglobulin-like domain and transmembrane domain-containing protein 3; amino-acid sequence: MSISEEVCGFCPSQCTCVYHGRSDGTGTRSVLCNDPDMFEIPVNVPVDTVKLRIEKTVIRRIPTEAFYYLVDLKYLWVTYNCVANIDISSFYNLKQLHELRLDGNLISTFPWESLAEMPNLRTLDLHNNKVTSIPAEAGRYLKNLTYLDISSNKLTTLPSDLMDIWPPFSEAVPPKSTDILATQRVILGLQDNPWFCDCRISKLIEFSKIVDNSIVLLDPLVTCSGPESLAGILFQKAELEQCLKPSVMTSATKITSPLGSNVLLRCDATGYPTPQLTWTRSDNIPVNYTVIQETPGEGVRWSILSLTGISYKDAGEYRCKAKNLAGMSEAAVTVTVVGVVTTTVLPQKYGRKQEAERQNTTLEESRREPQRTTTPLFTTSTTTVQVTTERSTNARVTDKKQSRSMADGKKNSKPVTNGSKKQTEDARKKDDKAKEAEEMSKKGEETSLKAAAATAEQNVTVMDLRVITETDERVTLTWKTINASSSAAVTVLYSKYGDEEMLPLSTDSSKNKVTIDGLQPSTQYMACVSPKGVPPTKEQCVIFTTDMLNDESNSQFSILIMGSSAACVVVLPLIIFLLYKVLKLHVKPKSPKEADLAKETYVKFETLSLKPRTVNTGGELWARRYTDESERLLLCSRSSMDSQMTFKSEGSRSEYLC